A single window of Streptomyces xanthii DNA harbors:
- a CDS encoding CobW family GTP-binding protein → MSKASPQQIPVVVLAGFLGSGKTTLLNYLLHHSGGTRIGAIVNDFGSIEIDAMAVAGQLGDSTVSLGNGCLCCAVDAGELDVYLDKLTRPVNDLHAIDVIVIEASGIAEPQELVRMVLASENPRVVYGGLVEVVDAAEFDATREKHPEVERHLALADLVVVNKADRVEDGERQRVLDAVRDAAERAAVVTASYARIDPDLLFDSRPSTERIGQLSFDDLHREDLHREDLHREDLHREDQHRDDQHRDGLRPGADHRGHLHAAYDSVAFTSDVPMDPRRLMAFLDGRAEGLYRIKGYVDFGTGDPRNRYAVHAVGRFLRFYPEPWPAGERRLTQLVLIGSGIDAEALHDELAACASESGSGSERGSGSEQSDAPHPADERGMWGVLRYVQDKGDPAPDAADYDTAEI, encoded by the coding sequence TTGAGCAAGGCCAGCCCGCAGCAGATCCCCGTCGTCGTCCTCGCGGGCTTCCTCGGCTCGGGGAAGACCACGTTGCTCAATTACCTGCTGCACCACAGCGGGGGCACCCGCATCGGAGCGATCGTCAACGACTTCGGGTCGATCGAGATCGACGCGATGGCCGTCGCTGGGCAACTGGGGGACTCCACCGTCTCGCTCGGCAACGGTTGTCTGTGCTGTGCCGTGGATGCCGGTGAACTTGACGTCTATCTCGACAAGTTGACTCGTCCGGTCAATGACCTGCATGCCATCGACGTCATCGTCATCGAGGCGAGCGGGATCGCGGAGCCGCAGGAGCTCGTCCGGATGGTCCTCGCCAGCGAGAATCCGCGGGTCGTCTACGGCGGCCTGGTGGAGGTCGTCGACGCCGCCGAGTTCGACGCCACACGGGAGAAGCACCCCGAAGTGGAGCGTCATCTGGCGCTCGCCGATCTCGTCGTCGTGAACAAGGCCGACCGTGTGGAGGACGGCGAGCGGCAGCGCGTCCTGGACGCCGTCCGGGACGCGGCCGAGCGTGCCGCCGTCGTGACCGCCTCCTATGCGCGGATCGACCCGGACCTGCTCTTCGACAGCCGGCCGTCGACGGAGCGGATCGGACAGCTCTCTTTCGACGACCTGCACCGCGAGGACCTCCACCGCGAGGACCTCCACCGCGAGGACCTGCACCGCGAGGATCAGCACCGCGACGACCAGCACCGCGATGGTCTTCGCCCAGGCGCGGACCACAGAGGGCATCTGCACGCCGCCTACGACAGCGTCGCCTTCACCTCCGACGTGCCGATGGACCCGCGCCGGCTGATGGCCTTCCTCGACGGCCGGGCCGAAGGGCTCTACCGCATCAAGGGATATGTCGACTTCGGCACGGGCGACCCGCGCAACAGGTACGCCGTGCACGCCGTCGGGCGCTTCCTGCGCTTCTACCCGGAGCCGTGGCCCGCGGGGGAGCGGCGGCTGACGCAGCTCGTCCTCATCGGATCCGGGATCGACGCCGAGGCCCTCCACGACGAGCTCGCAGCGTGCGCGAGCGAGAGCGGCAGTGGGAGCGAGCGCGGGAGTGGGAGCGAGCAGAGCGACGCCCCGCACCCCGCGGACGAGCGCGGCATGTGGGGCGTCCTGCGCTACGTCCAGGACAAGGGCGACCCCGCCCCGGACGCAGCGGACTACGACACAGCGGAGATCTAG
- a CDS encoding response regulator gives MSGSAAGERTGRPPARVVVVDDQTVVREGIVMLLGLLPGIEVVGSGGDGEEAVALVAELAPDVVLMDLRMPRCDGAEATRRIREQYPATQVVVLTTYADDESLFPALRAGARGYLTKDAGGDEIVRAVEDVLSGDAGLAPKIQRRLLERLSQAETAAPGPKEPPDGITAREAEVLVLIADGLSNQEIAKALHVSTATVKTHINNLFAKAGLKDRAQAVRYAYQHGLARPPGTSIP, from the coding sequence ATGAGCGGGAGTGCGGCGGGGGAACGCACGGGCAGGCCGCCGGCCCGTGTGGTGGTGGTCGACGACCAGACGGTGGTGCGCGAAGGGATCGTGATGCTCCTGGGGCTGCTGCCCGGGATCGAGGTCGTCGGATCCGGGGGCGACGGCGAGGAGGCGGTCGCTCTCGTCGCGGAGCTGGCGCCGGACGTCGTCCTGATGGACCTGCGTATGCCGCGCTGCGACGGGGCGGAGGCGACCAGACGCATCCGGGAGCAGTATCCGGCCACGCAGGTCGTCGTCCTGACCACGTACGCCGACGACGAGTCGCTCTTTCCCGCGCTGAGGGCCGGGGCCCGCGGCTACCTGACCAAGGACGCCGGCGGTGACGAGATCGTGCGGGCGGTCGAGGACGTGCTGTCGGGGGACGCGGGGCTCGCGCCGAAGATCCAGCGGAGACTCCTGGAGCGGCTCTCCCAGGCGGAGACCGCCGCTCCGGGACCCAAGGAGCCCCCGGACGGGATCACGGCGCGGGAGGCCGAGGTCCTGGTGCTGATCGCCGACGGACTGAGCAATCAGGAGATCGCCAAGGCGCTGCACGTCTCGACGGCGACGGTGAAGACGCACATCAACAACCTGTTCGCGAAGGCCGGCCTCAAGGACCGGGCGCAGGCGGTGCGTTACGCCTATCAACACGGTCTGGCGCGGCCACCGGGCACTTCAATCCCCTGA
- a CDS encoding DUF6082 family protein, whose protein sequence is MVTKSHWASRNVTAAVVGALAGCAATHLWQRFGPGPKTASEERRRQARAHQQRMHWELLSKAIDDPELAVVIDNYGVDGLTPQKRRQYMYANLWYINAFHKYEAGLLDQRALFSALRELFQSEHIREYWEVTRPHRASLDPASSEAEVGRMAEALFQEIEAASDTEEWWVVGEAPSE, encoded by the coding sequence ATGGTCACAAAGAGTCACTGGGCAAGCCGGAACGTGACAGCCGCGGTCGTCGGCGCCCTGGCCGGGTGCGCCGCGACTCATCTGTGGCAGCGCTTCGGCCCAGGCCCGAAAACGGCCTCCGAAGAACGCCGACGCCAGGCCCGCGCACACCAGCAACGCATGCACTGGGAGCTCCTGAGCAAGGCGATCGACGACCCGGAGCTGGCGGTGGTGATCGACAACTACGGGGTCGACGGACTCACCCCGCAGAAGCGGCGTCAGTACATGTACGCCAACCTCTGGTACATCAACGCGTTCCACAAGTACGAGGCGGGCCTGCTCGACCAGCGGGCCCTGTTCAGCGCGCTCCGCGAGCTCTTCCAGAGCGAGCACATCAGGGAGTACTGGGAAGTGACCCGTCCCCATCGCGCCTCACTGGATCCCGCGTCCAGCGAGGCGGAGGTGGGGCGTATGGCGGAAGCCCTGTTCCAGGAGATCGAGGCGGCCTCCGACACCGAGGAGTGGTGGGTGGTCGGAGAGGCGCCGTCCGAGTGA
- a CDS encoding DUF485 domain-containing protein — MLGSAADVAADKESSVEKHDGRETAQPRAGDRGGIGDPWQDALASGWGELDGTGAPAPTVPAQPVPGERSAAGIYLEVQRSAAFQEVRARYRRFAFPAAAVFFVWYLAYVVAATTAHDLMAQPVAGSVNVAMVAGLGQFASTFLLTWLYARHARLRRDRAALELRWDTQEMTRGIDTASRTKDSSHNQTNGAGRVNGTARSEGGQW, encoded by the coding sequence ATCCTTGGGTCCGCGGCCGACGTGGCCGCGGACAAGGAGAGTTCGGTGGAGAAGCACGACGGGCGCGAGACGGCGCAGCCCCGGGCCGGTGATCGAGGTGGCATCGGTGACCCGTGGCAGGACGCGCTGGCCTCGGGGTGGGGCGAGTTGGACGGTACGGGTGCGCCGGCGCCGACCGTGCCCGCCCAGCCCGTGCCAGGGGAGCGCAGCGCGGCGGGGATCTATCTGGAGGTCCAGCGCAGCGCCGCGTTCCAGGAAGTACGCGCGCGCTACCGGAGGTTCGCGTTCCCGGCGGCCGCGGTCTTCTTCGTCTGGTACCTCGCCTACGTCGTCGCCGCCACGACCGCGCACGACCTGATGGCCCAGCCGGTCGCCGGCTCTGTGAACGTGGCGATGGTCGCCGGGCTCGGACAGTTCGCCAGCACGTTCCTGCTGACGTGGCTGTACGCCCGCCACGCGCGCCTGCGCCGCGACCGAGCCGCGCTCGAACTGCGCTGGGACACGCAGGAGATGACCCGGGGCATCGACACCGCCTCCCGCACGAAGGATTCCTCGCACAACCAGACGAACGGCGCGGGGCGCGTCAACGGAACGGCGCGCAGCGAAGGCGGGCAGTGGTGA
- a CDS encoding solute symporter family protein, whose translation MTGTHQTLALVLFSAFVAVTLGITTWVSRNRHGSAEEFYAGGRLFSPMENGFAISGDYMSAASFLGISGLIALYGYDGLLYSVGFLVAWLVVLFLVAELVRNCGRFTLADVVAARMRERPVRIAAGTSSVVVSVLYLVAQMVGAGSLMALLLGGTSGAAQSWTVVGVGALMVIYVSLGGMRATTWIQIVKAVLLMAGAIALTVLVLARFHGDFNALLRAASDRSGQGADFLAPGLRYGGSWTSRFDFISLGLALVLGTAGLPHILSRFYTVPTARAARRSVVWSIGLIGSFYLMTIVLGFGAAAIVGSDAVRASNAAGNTAVPLLALDLGGGAASTGGTVLFAIVAAVAFATILAVVAGITLASSASVAHDLYASLRRRNRPGKHSGKQYSEVAVARVAAAGIGVLAIALGLLARDLNVAFLVGLAFAVAASANLPVLLYSLFWRNFTTRGAVWSVYGGLIPALVLVVLSPVVSGGPTSLIPGVDFHLFPLENPGLVSIPLGFLAGWVGTVTSTEPPDEAKHAETEVRALTGAGAV comes from the coding sequence GTGACCGGAACGCATCAGACTCTGGCGCTGGTTCTCTTCAGCGCTTTCGTGGCGGTCACCCTCGGCATCACCACCTGGGTGAGCCGCAACCGCCACGGTTCGGCAGAGGAGTTCTACGCGGGCGGGCGTCTGTTCTCGCCGATGGAGAACGGTTTTGCCATCTCGGGCGACTACATGTCCGCGGCCTCCTTCCTCGGCATCTCCGGACTCATCGCCCTCTACGGGTACGACGGATTGCTCTACTCCGTCGGCTTCCTCGTCGCCTGGCTCGTCGTCCTCTTCCTGGTCGCCGAACTGGTCCGCAACTGCGGGCGGTTCACCCTCGCCGACGTCGTGGCGGCCAGGATGCGCGAACGCCCCGTACGGATCGCGGCCGGAACGTCCTCCGTCGTCGTGTCGGTGCTCTACCTGGTGGCGCAGATGGTGGGCGCGGGCAGCCTCATGGCGCTCCTGCTGGGCGGCACGAGCGGCGCCGCCCAGTCCTGGACCGTCGTCGGCGTCGGCGCGCTCATGGTGATCTACGTGTCGTTGGGAGGGATGCGGGCCACGACGTGGATCCAGATCGTCAAGGCCGTCCTCCTCATGGCCGGCGCGATCGCCCTCACCGTCCTCGTCCTCGCCCGCTTCCACGGCGACTTCAACGCGCTGCTGCGGGCCGCTTCCGACCGCAGCGGGCAAGGGGCGGACTTCCTGGCGCCCGGGCTGCGCTACGGGGGGAGCTGGACCTCCCGCTTCGACTTCATCAGCCTGGGCCTCGCGCTCGTGCTCGGCACGGCCGGCCTCCCGCACATCCTGTCGCGCTTCTACACCGTGCCGACCGCACGGGCGGCCCGCCGTTCCGTCGTCTGGTCGATCGGCCTCATCGGCAGCTTCTACCTCATGACGATCGTGCTCGGCTTCGGTGCCGCGGCCATCGTCGGCTCGGACGCCGTACGCGCCTCGAACGCGGCGGGGAACACGGCGGTTCCGCTGCTCGCCCTCGACCTGGGCGGCGGCGCGGCGTCCACGGGAGGCACGGTCCTGTTCGCGATCGTCGCGGCGGTCGCCTTCGCGACCATCCTCGCCGTCGTCGCCGGGATCACCCTCGCCTCCTCCGCCTCCGTCGCGCACGACCTGTACGCCTCCCTGAGACGCCGCAACCGTCCGGGCAAGCACTCCGGCAAGCAGTACAGCGAGGTCGCCGTGGCGCGCGTCGCGGCGGCCGGGATCGGCGTGCTCGCCATCGCGCTGGGGCTGCTGGCGCGGGACCTGAACGTCGCGTTCCTGGTGGGCCTGGCCTTCGCGGTCGCCGCGTCCGCCAATCTCCCCGTGCTGCTCTACTCGCTGTTCTGGCGGAACTTCACCACGCGCGGCGCCGTGTGGTCCGTGTACGGCGGTCTGATCCCGGCACTCGTCCTCGTCGTGCTCTCCCCGGTCGTCTCCGGTGGCCCGACCTCCCTCATCCCCGGCGTCGACTTCCACCTCTTCCCGCTGGAGAACCCGGGCCTCGTCTCCATCCCGCTGGGCTTCCTGGCGGGCTGGGTGGGCACCGTGACGTCGACCGAGCCCCCGGACGAGGCCAAGCACGCCGAGACGGAGGTGCGCGCGCTCACCGGCGCGGGAGCCGTCTGA
- a CDS encoding citrate synthase/methylcitrate synthase, with protein MPINGTTSTPVIDVPRGLAGVVVTDTALGDVRGREGFYHYRQYSAVELAQTRSFEDVWHLMIHGELPDKAQAEAFARRTAELRRLPDEVRAVLPAVARAGALSGPLAGLRTALSLFGAARGFRPVYDIDAERRTEDTLAAAAVVPTMLTALHRLGEGLEPVEPREDLSYAANYLYMMTGSEPEPARARAVEQYLISTIDHGFNASTFTGRVIASTGADVAACLVGAVGALSGPLHGGAPSRALDTLDAIGTPDRIDPWIRERVLAGDRIMGFGHPVYRTEDPRSRMLRGIAEGFGGPLVEFAVEVEQHVEAILAELKPGRELHTNVEFYAGVVMELCGLPRTMFTPTFAAARVVGWSANILEQAQDSKIIRPAARYVGAEPPVAVPTLD; from the coding sequence ATGCCGATCAACGGGACCACGTCCACCCCCGTCATCGACGTACCGCGCGGCCTCGCCGGCGTCGTCGTCACCGACACCGCGCTCGGTGACGTCAGGGGACGTGAGGGCTTCTACCACTACCGCCAGTACTCCGCGGTCGAGCTCGCGCAGACCCGCAGCTTCGAGGATGTCTGGCACCTGATGATCCACGGGGAGCTGCCGGACAAGGCGCAGGCGGAGGCCTTCGCCCGCCGCACCGCGGAGCTGCGCCGGCTGCCGGACGAGGTGCGGGCCGTGCTGCCCGCCGTGGCCCGGGCCGGAGCGCTCTCGGGGCCGCTCGCGGGCCTGCGGACCGCGCTGTCGCTGTTCGGGGCCGCACGGGGATTCCGGCCTGTCTACGACATCGACGCCGAGCGGCGCACGGAGGACACCCTGGCGGCCGCCGCGGTCGTGCCCACCATGCTCACGGCGCTGCACCGGCTCGGTGAGGGGCTCGAGCCCGTCGAGCCGCGTGAGGACCTCTCGTACGCGGCCAACTACCTCTACATGATGACGGGTTCGGAGCCGGAACCCGCACGCGCCCGTGCCGTGGAGCAATACCTGATCTCAACCATTGATCACGGATTCAATGCGTCAACCTTCACGGGGCGCGTCATCGCGTCGACCGGAGCGGATGTCGCGGCGTGTCTCGTGGGTGCCGTCGGCGCGCTGTCCGGACCGCTGCACGGCGGGGCACCGAGCCGCGCGCTCGACACCCTGGACGCCATTGGCACTCCCGACCGCATCGACCCCTGGATCCGCGAGCGGGTCCTCGCGGGCGACCGGATCATGGGCTTCGGCCACCCCGTCTACCGCACGGAGGACCCGCGCTCGCGCATGCTGCGCGGCATCGCGGAGGGGTTCGGCGGCCCGCTGGTGGAGTTCGCCGTGGAGGTCGAGCAGCACGTCGAAGCGATCCTGGCCGAACTGAAGCCGGGCCGGGAGCTGCACACCAACGTGGAGTTCTACGCGGGCGTGGTCATGGAGTTGTGCGGCCTGCCGCGCACGATGTTCACGCCGACCTTCGCGGCGGCGCGGGTCGTCGGATGGAGCGCCAACATCCTCGAACAGGCTCAGGACTCGAAGATCATCCGGCCGGCTGCCCGGTACGTGGGCGCGGAGCCGCCGGTGGCGGTGCCGACGCTCGACTGA
- a CDS encoding sensor histidine kinase: MSTASPARRLRFGLPRRVFAQVLLMQVAIAAGVAVLATGLFLAPLSDQLDDQAMRRALAIAQTTAAQPRIAEDLRTSLPTADGPVQAEAERIRRASGAEYVVIMNMHGVRWSHTDRSRIGKVVSTDPSDALAGRDVMEIDDGTLGRSARGKVPLRNADGAIVGAVSVGIEYDSVRARLIHAIPGLFAYAGGALAVGALAAYLISRRVQRQTRDLAFSDIAALLAEREAMLHGIREGVVALDRSGRIRLLNDEAQRLLAVDGAAIGLPLEAALGPGRTTDVLAGHVTGTDLLTVRGPRVLIANRMPTDDGGAVATLRDRTELEQLGRELDSTRGLIDALRAQDHEHANHMHTLLGLLELEMYEEAAEFVGEVAGAHRVTAEQITEKIKDPLLAALLVGKATVAAERGVALGVSSDTALPDRLVDPRGLVTIVGNLVDNALDATAGSTRHARVEVVLRAEGRTAVLTVRDTGPGVPADRRESVFMEGWSTKEPPSHGKRGIGLALVRRLAERQGGTATVTDAASGGAEFVVVLPEAFTDSLTLRTEPQDAGAHETEEV; encoded by the coding sequence ATGAGCACCGCCTCCCCCGCCCGCCGTCTGCGCTTCGGACTGCCCCGGCGCGTCTTCGCGCAGGTGCTCCTGATGCAGGTGGCGATCGCGGCCGGGGTCGCGGTGCTGGCCACCGGGCTGTTCCTGGCGCCGTTGAGCGACCAGCTCGACGACCAGGCGATGCGGCGCGCGCTCGCCATCGCGCAGACGACCGCCGCGCAGCCGCGCATCGCGGAGGACCTGCGGACGTCGCTGCCGACGGCGGACGGCCCCGTGCAGGCCGAGGCGGAGCGGATCCGCCGGGCGAGCGGCGCCGAGTACGTCGTGATCATGAACATGCACGGGGTGCGCTGGTCGCACACCGACCGCTCGCGGATCGGGAAGGTCGTCTCTACGGACCCCAGCGACGCTCTGGCGGGCCGGGACGTCATGGAGATCGACGACGGTACCCTCGGCCGCTCCGCGCGCGGCAAAGTGCCCCTCAGGAACGCTGACGGGGCCATCGTGGGCGCGGTGTCCGTCGGCATCGAGTACGACAGCGTCCGCGCCCGACTGATCCACGCGATCCCCGGCCTGTTCGCCTACGCGGGCGGCGCACTCGCGGTGGGTGCGCTCGCCGCGTACCTGATCTCGCGCCGGGTCCAGCGGCAGACCCGTGACCTGGCGTTCTCCGACATCGCGGCCCTGCTCGCCGAACGCGAGGCGATGCTGCACGGCATCCGGGAAGGCGTCGTCGCCCTCGACCGCAGCGGGCGGATCCGGCTGCTGAACGACGAGGCGCAGCGGCTTCTCGCCGTCGACGGCGCGGCGATCGGCCTGCCCCTGGAGGCGGCGCTCGGCCCCGGCCGTACGACGGACGTGCTCGCGGGACACGTCACCGGTACCGACCTGCTCACCGTGCGCGGCCCTCGCGTCCTGATCGCCAACCGCATGCCCACCGACGACGGCGGCGCCGTGGCCACCCTGCGCGACCGTACGGAGCTGGAGCAGCTGGGCCGGGAGCTGGACTCCACCCGTGGTCTGATCGACGCGTTGCGTGCCCAGGACCACGAGCACGCCAACCACATGCACACCCTGCTCGGGCTCCTGGAACTGGAGATGTACGAGGAGGCCGCCGAGTTCGTCGGTGAGGTGGCCGGCGCTCATCGGGTGACCGCGGAACAGATCACCGAGAAGATCAAGGACCCGCTGCTCGCCGCCCTCCTGGTGGGCAAGGCGACCGTCGCCGCCGAGCGGGGCGTCGCACTGGGCGTCTCCTCCGACACCGCGCTGCCCGACCGTCTCGTCGACCCGCGCGGGCTGGTCACGATCGTGGGGAACCTGGTGGACAACGCCCTGGACGCCACGGCCGGTTCCACGCGCCACGCGCGCGTGGAGGTCGTGCTGCGGGCCGAGGGCCGCACCGCCGTCCTCACGGTGCGGGACACCGGGCCGGGCGTCCCCGCGGACCGCCGGGAGTCGGTCTTCATGGAGGGCTGGTCCACCAAGGAGCCGCCCTCGCACGGCAAGCGGGGCATCGGACTCGCGCTGGTGCGCCGGCTCGCCGAGCGCCAGGGAGGCACCGCCACGGTGACGGACGCGGCGTCCGGAGGCGCCGAGTTCGTGGTCGTGCTGCCGGAGGCGTTCACCGATTCCCTGACGCTGCGGACCGAGCCGCAGGATGCCGGTGCGCACGAGACCGAGGAGGTCTGA
- a CDS encoding sucrase ferredoxin, translating to MSTCATASRDLDEPLAGTAATARTWLLIEQPGPWGAKALTSSHLDPAVGRALESAAAGTGVRVALIRRPGRHADCHAPTRHQVFLAHTGPGNAWLRSATVDSPEELLALDFPTLGAGDHGGFGEPHLGAPLALVCTNGKRDRCCALLGRPLASELAATGEEGLWEVTHLGGHRFSPTLLVLPHGYAYGRATPAGVKEILEAVRADRILVDGCRGGSAWDRPGQAAELAVRRTIAEHRAGVLDVLGAEHSADADDVPLWQVTVAHTDGRQWLVTVVQGASLPPRPESCGAALGSPARMDVTAVRELPASQDWHHPSA from the coding sequence GTGAGTACGTGCGCGACCGCCTCGCGGGATCTTGACGAACCTCTCGCGGGGACCGCGGCCACCGCGCGGACCTGGCTGCTGATCGAGCAGCCCGGCCCGTGGGGCGCCAAGGCCCTGACCTCGAGCCACCTCGACCCCGCCGTGGGCCGGGCCCTGGAATCGGCGGCCGCGGGCACCGGCGTACGCGTCGCCCTGATCCGTCGCCCGGGCCGCCACGCGGACTGCCACGCCCCCACCCGCCACCAGGTCTTCCTCGCCCACACAGGTCCCGGAAACGCCTGGCTGCGCAGCGCCACGGTCGACTCCCCGGAGGAGCTGCTCGCACTCGACTTCCCCACCCTGGGCGCGGGTGACCACGGCGGCTTCGGAGAACCGCACCTCGGCGCGCCTCTCGCCCTGGTCTGCACGAACGGCAAGCGTGACCGCTGCTGCGCCCTTCTGGGCCGGCCGCTCGCCTCCGAACTGGCCGCCACCGGCGAGGAAGGCCTCTGGGAGGTGACCCACCTCGGGGGCCACCGCTTCTCGCCCACGCTCCTGGTGCTGCCGCACGGTTACGCCTACGGGCGTGCCACACCGGCGGGCGTCAAGGAGATCCTGGAGGCCGTCCGCGCGGACCGGATCCTCGTCGACGGCTGCCGTGGCGGTTCCGCCTGGGACCGCCCGGGCCAGGCGGCCGAGCTCGCGGTGCGCCGCACGATCGCGGAGCACCGCGCGGGCGTCCTCGACGTCCTCGGCGCGGAGCACAGCGCAGACGCAGACGACGTACCGCTCTGGCAGGTGACCGTCGCGCACACGGACGGGCGCCAATGGCTCGTCACGGTGGTCCAGGGCGCATCGCTGCCGCCGCGCCCCGAGAGCTGCGGGGCCGCCCTCGGCTCACCTGCTCGCATGGACGTGACGGCCGTACGCGAGCTCCCCGCATCCCAGGACTGGCATCACCCCTCTGCGTAG
- a CDS encoding response regulator: MIDVLVVDDDARVADVNAAYVAKVPGFQVVGKAYSAAEALAAVEELDVDLVLLDHYLPDDTGLAVARALRERGHHIDVIMVTAARDVATVQAAMRHGALQYLVKPFSFAGLRGKLEAYAELRRTLDGGGEAEQAEVDRIFGALSATPAPELPKGHSPTTADLVRKAMMSADGPLSAQELADRTGISRQTAQRYLKLLERTGRVRLSLRYGDTGRPEHRYAWAASH, from the coding sequence ATGATCGACGTCCTGGTCGTGGACGACGACGCGCGCGTGGCGGACGTCAACGCCGCCTACGTGGCGAAGGTGCCCGGCTTCCAGGTGGTGGGCAAGGCGTACAGCGCCGCCGAGGCTCTCGCGGCCGTCGAGGAGCTGGACGTCGACCTCGTCCTGCTCGATCACTACCTGCCGGACGACACGGGACTCGCGGTCGCCCGCGCGCTGCGCGAGCGGGGCCATCACATCGACGTGATCATGGTGACCGCGGCGCGCGACGTGGCGACGGTGCAGGCGGCGATGCGGCACGGCGCACTGCAGTACCTGGTGAAGCCGTTCTCGTTCGCCGGGCTGCGCGGCAAGCTGGAGGCGTACGCGGAGCTGCGGCGCACCCTGGACGGGGGCGGTGAGGCCGAGCAGGCGGAGGTCGACCGGATCTTCGGCGCCCTGTCCGCCACGCCCGCACCGGAGCTGCCGAAGGGCCACTCCCCCACGACGGCCGATCTGGTCCGCAAGGCCATGATGAGCGCCGACGGCCCGCTGTCGGCCCAGGAGCTCGCCGACCGGACCGGCATCAGCCGCCAGACCGCGCAGCGCTACCTGAAGCTGCTCGAGCGGACCGGTCGGGTGCGGCTGAGCCTCCGGTACGGCGACACGGGCCGGCCCGAGCACCGCTACGCGTGGGCGGCCAGCCACTGA
- a CDS encoding citrate synthase: MRDQEPAAAQEARRLTTRETAERLGVKPETVYAYVSRGQLTSRRGQGRRGSTFDASEVDALARRNKRESAPSSTGSDLSVRTSLTLIEQDRYFFRGVDATELVAHHSFEEVAEWLWTGALRPGARFSAPKEALSAARRAADALPEHSSTVDRLRVAAVAAATADPLRYDLSEDSVLGAARSLIPTLAATLPLRNATYADGDPIAQRLWGRLSHRHPDEVSLRVLDTALGLLVDHDLAASTLAVRVAASARAHAYAAVSAGLGVLEGPLHGAASGLAHRLLLDVLDRGSAGPVVADELRAGRPVPGLGHRLYKGEDPRAQALFTALEGLPAAEPALAAARDVVATTARHTDLHANVDLALAVLTTSFGMPAEAGETIFAVARTAGWIAHALEEYGERPLRMRPTGHYVGVRPPQPLP; the protein is encoded by the coding sequence ATGAGGGATCAAGAACCGGCAGCGGCCCAGGAGGCCCGCCGACTGACCACCCGCGAGACCGCCGAACGACTGGGCGTGAAGCCCGAGACGGTCTACGCCTACGTGAGCCGCGGCCAGCTCACGAGCCGCCGCGGACAGGGGCGCCGCGGCAGCACGTTCGACGCGTCGGAGGTGGACGCGCTCGCCCGTCGCAACAAGCGGGAAAGCGCGCCAAGTTCGACCGGATCCGACCTGTCGGTGCGCACCAGCCTCACCCTCATCGAGCAGGACAGGTACTTCTTCCGGGGGGTCGACGCGACCGAGCTCGTCGCGCATCACTCCTTCGAGGAGGTCGCGGAGTGGCTGTGGACCGGCGCACTCCGCCCCGGCGCGCGCTTCTCCGCACCCAAGGAGGCCCTGTCGGCGGCCCGCCGAGCGGCCGACGCCCTGCCCGAGCACAGCAGCACGGTGGACCGGCTGAGGGTCGCGGCGGTCGCGGCCGCCACCGCCGACCCGCTGCGCTACGACCTCTCCGAGGACTCCGTCCTCGGCGCCGCCCGTTCCCTCATCCCGACGCTGGCGGCCACCCTCCCCCTCCGGAACGCCACCTACGCCGACGGCGACCCCATCGCGCAGCGCCTGTGGGGGCGTCTCTCCCACCGGCATCCCGACGAGGTGTCACTTCGCGTCCTGGACACGGCACTCGGCCTGCTCGTCGACCACGATCTGGCCGCCTCCACGCTCGCCGTCCGTGTGGCCGCCTCGGCCCGCGCCCACGCCTACGCGGCCGTCTCGGCGGGCCTGGGCGTCCTGGAGGGCCCCCTGCACGGAGCCGCGAGCGGTCTGGCGCACCGCCTCCTCCTCGATGTCCTGGACCGCGGCAGCGCGGGGCCGGTGGTGGCGGACGAACTCCGGGCGGGGCGGCCCGTCCCCGGCCTCGGGCACCGCCTCTACAAGGGCGAGGACCCGCGCGCCCAGGCCCTGTTCACCGCGCTCGAAGGGCTGCCCGCTGCCGAACCCGCCCTCGCCGCGGCACGCGACGTGGTGGCGACCACCGCCCGGCACACCGATCTGCACGCGAATGTGGATCTGGCCCTCGCGGTGTTGACCACGTCGTTCGGCATGCCCGCGGAGGCCGGCGAGACGATCTTCGCCGTCGCACGCACCGCCGGCTGGATCGCGCACGCCCTGGAGGAGTACGGGGAGCGCCCTCTCCGTATGCGGCCGACAGGCCACTACGTAGGCGTGCGACCGCCTCAGCCGCTGCCATGA